Genomic segment of Meiothermus sp. Pnk-1:
CATGTTTTTTTATGGCGAAGAAGAGGTTTTGACCGTCCACAAACAGGGCTACCCGGGAAATGGGGGCAAGCTTTTGGCTCATCTCTTCTACCTCCTTGCCCCCAGGGTAGGGGAGGGGGGCGACAGATGTCGTCGCTCAGGTTTCCCACACCACCTCGCTCTCCCCCCGGGCCTTGCGCACCCGCAGGCGGTGGGGGAAGCGCTCGGCCAACCCCTGCACATGGGTGATGACCCCCAGCATCCGGCCCTGGCTTCCGAGGCGTTCCAGGACCCCGCCCACCAGCTCCAGGGTCTCGGCGTCCAGGGTGCCAAAGCCCTCGTCCAGGAAGAGGGTCTCGAGGCGGCTTCCGGCCAGCTCCTCGGAGAGGGCGAGGCTGGCCAGGAAGGCCTCCTTTGCCAGAGGAGAAGGACGAAGTCCATGCGCCCCTTTAGGGCGAAGGCCCCCACCCGCCCTTCGATCTCCACCTCCCGGGCATAAAGGTTGACCCCGGGCCTAGCCTCTTGGAGCCGAGCACACCACGCCTTCCAGGAAAGCCCTCTTCCCGCCTCCTGCACGCCCTCCTTGGCCAGGAGCCTTTCCAGGGCCTCCTCAGCTCCCAGCCCCACCTCCTGATGGGTGGGGTCCATCCCGACCGGGAAGCGGGCGAGGATGGGCGCAACCCGCTCCCGGGCCTTACCCTGCCGGAAGGCCAGATGCCTGTCGCAAAACTGTAGGCGCACGAAGCTGATGATATCCGTGACCTGAAGCTCCAATACCCCCTCCTAAAAGGCCTTAGCGCTGCCACTTACAGATCCCCGACCAGTAACCGCTTACGACTTCGGCCAGGTGATGGGGATAGTACTTTTCGGGGAAAGACGGTCCCAGTTCCGCTTCCACCTTCTGGCGGAAAAACTGTAGGCTGTCCATCATGAGCCAGAAGCCGCCTACCTCACACGCCTCGAGGCCCACCTTTCGGAAGGCTTCGCGTACCTCGGGATTTCGGAAAAACACTTCAGTGACCTCCTCCCCCCGCTAAAGCGGGAGGCTTCCCCCTTCGCCGACAAGGCTTATGCGCACGTAGGGATTGCTCCCCACCGTCCGCACAGCGGCCTTCATCTCCAGGGGCGTCGCTTCGGGCCGGTCCAGCCCTAGGGCCTGATCGGGGCTCAGGCCAAGCCCTTTCCTGAGGATGACCAGAGACGCGTTGCGGTCCCGGTCGGCCTCCCACCCGCACGAACAGTGTACCCACCGATCGGAGAGGGTGAGGTCAAACCGGGACCCGCAGCGGAAGCACTCCCGGGAGGTGGCCTCGTACCGGTCCACCACCAGCGTCGCCAGGCTTTCCCTGAGCCTGGCTTTCAACCCGCCGATGGCCGTGGACTGGACCTGCCGACCGAAGAGCCCTTCCTGCCACCCCTTTACCTGGTCGTCCTGGAAAGCAACGACAGCGTAGCCTTTGAGGAAGGCGATGAGCTTGTTCTGGATGTCCTTCTTCCGGTTAGAGAGCCGCTCGTACCCCCGCCGCAGCAGGTGGCGGGTGTGGTTGTGGTTTTTTGATCCCTTCTCCTGCCGCGCGAGCCTCCGCTGGAGCTTCTGGATGCGCTTGGAGGTGGGGATCTCGTAGCCGAAGCGGAGGCCGTTGGAGAGGGTTAACTGGTGCTTGACTCCAAAATCTAGGCCAATAGGTTTGTCGATAGGTTTGGATTTCGTTCCTTCGGAGGAAGGCGGGTTCTTGGGAGTGTAGACTGTGACGTGCAGGTAGAACCCGCTCGGCTTCCTGACGAGAACCGCATTGGCAATCTCGGCATCTTGGGGGATCTGGCGGAGACCCAGGACCCTGAACTCCTCGAGGTTTTGGATGGAAACCTTCTGCCCTTCCTTGAAGCTATAGGTGATACCGAACTGCTTGAGGGGGAGGGCGTTGACGAAGGCTTTGAACCTGAGCCGGCCCACACGGTGTCCTTTCCTTTTGAGCGCGGCTAAGGAGCGCAGGCTCCTTCTGATTTCTTCCTGGATGCCCTGCTTGACCTGAGAGCCTAGCTGGATAAGCTCCCTCGTCTCTTGGGATTCCCCCACCTTGACCGTGACCGTCTTGAGCTTCCCGGCCTCGAGCTTAAGCCTCTCCTCGGGGTTCTCCAAAAGCCAGTTGTAGAGCCACTTGGCTTCCCCTCGCTACGCTCGGCGAAAATACGCCTCCAGGAAGGCCCGGTGCACCTTGGCTTCCTGCTCCTTCGAGAGGTTCTGGAGCTTGAGCTTGATGACCAGAGGCCGCTGCTGCTTCCTGCGCTCTTTGGTCGCTTGGAGAGAAGCCCGGATGCGCTCGGCTTTGGTCATCTCCTTCATTGTATCGTTCGATGAACTGAGCGGGGGTCCATGTATCCCCCCACTGAAGTGGGGGGCATTATAGCCCCCACACCCCCTTTTCTGTAAAGCGTTCCAGACGGCGCAGATAGATATCCCAAGGGGTTTCTTCCACGGAGAACATGAAGAACGCCCTAAACGGTTTTTCTTCGTCCTCCTCGGCGGGAACGGGAAGGGAGCGCACTTTTTCCACCAATCGCCGGGCAATTTCCCAAAGCTTGAGGCCAAAGTAGCGGTCCAGTTCCAAGATTCCCTCCTACTCCTTGGGTCCGAACTCGTACTTTCCGGTGTAGGGGTTATAGCGGATCTCCCAGTCTTCCGGCACCTGCTCGTAGCGCCCGGTGTAGGGGTTGAACTTGTCCACCAGGCGCTCTCCCTTCTTGCTATAGTGGCCCGTGAAGGGGGAGTAGCCCGTTTTGTCCTGGTAACCCATCTCGTAGCCGCCCTCGTACTCGTTCTGCACGGGCTCGTGGTCCTCCTCGGCGAACTCGTACTTTCCGGTGTAAGGGTTGAACTTGATCGGCATCTGTTACCTCCTAACTTTCCCTAAGCCGACGGAGAATGGTCCGCAGCAGGTTCTCCATCGGGTCCTTCCCTTCTCTTCCTTCCCACCAAAGGTGAAAAAGGGCCACCCCCCGGAGAAAGCAAAGGAGCGTATCCCTGAAGAGCTCCCTATGCACGCCCGCCTCAAGATCCAAGTGAAAGTCCAAAAAGATGTGCTGATCCTTGATGAAAGCCCGTGGCCACCGCCTTTCCGCATTCCACTGGTTCAGCTTCTCCAAAACTTCCTGCCTGGGCAGGGAAGGGGGCTGAGAAAAGAAGACCGCTAAGGCGAGCACCTCCTCTCTGTGGCCCTGCAAGGCCACAGAGACCATATGGGACATGCCCAGGTTACCCTCATCCCGAAACGCCAGGATGAAGTCCCCGTCCTTGTCTCGGAGATAACGAAGATCTATTTCGTCCAGAACCTGACAGATAAGATCCCGGGTAATGGGCCGAATTTTGCTTTCCATGTTCCCTCCTTTCAGGCCATAACTATCGGGGAACTCGGTTCGCTGTTTTCCGCAAGCCACTCGGAGAACTGGACAAGGCTTTGGAATAGGTGCACGAAGAGGACATGGAGGACCTCGGGCTCCACTTCCGTGGGCAAGGGCAGGTGGTAATCAGCCCAGATCTTGCCCTTCCTCACCCACACCCGAGGCCAGCGGCGCTCCACGTTCCAGCGGTTCGCAAGGCGCAAGGCGGTCTCCTCGGAAAGGTGAGGGGGGTTTTCCAACGAGGCCATGAAGACCAACACGTCGTCAAAGAGGCCGTCTAATGTCATGGTCACCGTGAAGAAGAAATCGTCGTCCAAATTCTTGAAGATCACGCAGGCGTGCCCCTCGGGGGAAAACAGGGGGCGGATGCCAGGAATCCCGACAAGAACCTCATGCACCAAAGATTTCGTCAAAGGTTTTTTCCCCTCCATGGCTCTCACCTCGTTCATCCTCCTTTTCTCCCGCGACACTTGCTGTCGTGCGCAGCCCTGCCAAGCGCTGCTCCATCCAGGTTCTCGCGTCCCCGGTCTCCATCACCGGAAGAAGCTCTAAGAGGCGTTCGCTGAAACCCGCTAGGCGTGCCAACCCTTCCTGGGGAAAAGCCAAGGGAGCGTATCCGGCCACGTTGATCACGTAAGCCCGGTGGTGGTTGGCCTGGCGAAGCCAGCGGAAAAGGGGAGACATGGCGTCGTCCGCTACCTGCTCGTCGGTGAAGATCACCACGCGGGGCCCGGAGAAGCCGGGGAGAACTTCCTGCAAGGCTCCACCCAGATACGTTCCGCCCCCGCCGCTGTCCAGAAGGGTCTGGACCAGGGTCCGGATGGGGGTCTCGCGGGATTCCCTTACGGGATGGACCGCGCCATCAAACCCCACCAACCTTCCGCCGAGCCTCCGGTAGAGAAGAGCTCCAAGGCTACTCGCGGCTAGGGCATAGGTGGCCTGGCTATTTTGGCTCAAGGAGGCGTACATGGACCCAGAGACATCCACCAAGACCAGGCTTTCGCCCTCCAGGTGAACCTCGGGGAGGGTGGCCTCGAGGGCTTCCTCGAGAGCAGCCAAAAGCGGTGAGGGCCAGTCCTCCTCTTCCCCTCGGAAGATGGCAAGAAGCCACTGGTGGGGAAAGATCTGCCAGCGCTTGACCTCCTCCTTGCACCCCAGGTGAGTAAGGATATGTTCCAAGACCTCGGGACTCTGCAAGAGGCCGTGGCGGTGGAGGTTGCCAAGGTTGCGCAGGAGAGAAAGCCCTTTCAAGTAGGGCAGAACTTGACGCCAGGTCTCAGGATGGCTTCCCCTCTGGGAAAGCACCCTCTCCCAGTAGGGGCGCTCCTCCAAAAGGCGTTGTACGAGGGCCTGGGCTTCGGGAAGGGCCCTCTTGCCGCGGATTAGCCACTCGTAGACCATGGCGTGGGCCCAGTTCAAGGGCTTAGGATGGCACAGGATCAGGGCGTCGCGCTGGCTGAAGGAATGCCCCTCCCTGCGGTACTTGACCAGAGCGTAAGGACTCATGCGGTTCAGCCTTTGGGCCACGGCCACCTTGAGGGATTTGCGGATCTTCCACCCCTGGAGCCTGGTGTAGGCCAGGGTCTCCAGGTGCTCGTCCCCGCGAAGCCAGACCTTAGGGGCCACCTCTTCGGCCAAGGCCGTGGGCCCCCACCAGAAGAGGTGGGCAAGAAGCGCTGCGGGACCCGAGCGAAGTCCCAAGACCTGACGGGCGTAGGCAGCAAGCAAGGCCACAAAAGCAGGGTCCTCCTGAGTTACACGCTTCGCAAGGAAGGTCAGGCGGTCGGCGCGCCCCTGGTCACTTTCATAGAAAAGATCACCGTCAAAGAGGCTGCCGGCTACCAGAAGAAGTAACTGGGTCTTGGGGTCTGCGGCAAACCCCGGGCCGCCCTGGTGGGTGGAAACCAAGCTGGACGTTCTAGAAGGGTTGAAGCTCACAAAAACCTCCCTTCCCTTGCAGGGTCAAGACCAAACCCTCAAGGCTGAAGAAGCCGTAATGGATTGTTTGGGATTTTTAACTGGAATTGTGGCTTGCTAACCTGCCGCCAAAGCCTAATAACAGGTGCTTGGAGAAGCCCGGGGATGGGTGCGCTCGGTTTGTTCTTGGAATTCCTCCGCTTCCTGGAAGAAGTAGCCGAGGCGCTTCGCCGCCGGGCGAAAAAGGACTATAACACAAGGCGGTTAATCTTGTCAATAACCTGTAGTCCCTGAGTTTTCATCACTTTCGCCCTCCCTTTCTGCCCCCCGCCAGCTCTGCAAGCACCCGATGGAAGAGCCTGAGGATGTGTCCCTTCAGCCCAGGCGGGGGCTGGGCCAGAGCCA
This window contains:
- a CDS encoding zinc ribbon domain-containing protein; its protein translation is MENPEERLKLEAGKLKTVTVKVGESQETRELIQLGSQVKQGIQEEIRRSLRSLAALKRKGHRVGRLRFKAFVNALPLKQFGITYSFKEGQKVSIQNLEEFRVLGLRQIPQDAEIANAVLVRKPSGFYLHVTVYTPKNPPSSEGTKSKPIDKPIGLDFGVKHQLTLSNGLRFGYEIPTSKRIQKLQRRLARQEKGSKNHNHTRHLLRRGYERLSNRKKDIQNKLIAFLKGYAVVAFQDDQVKGWQEGLFGRQVQSTAIGGLKARLRESLATLVVDRYEATSRECFRCGSRFDLTLSDRWVHCSCGWEADRDRNASLVILRKGLGLSPDQALGLDRPEATPLEMKAAVRTVGSNPYVRISLVGEGGSLPL
- a CDS encoding YbjN domain-containing protein translates to MESKIRPITRDLICQVLDEIDLRYLRDKDGDFILAFRDEGNLGMSHMVSVALQGHREEVLALAVFFSQPPSLPRQEVLEKLNQWNAERRWPRAFIKDQHIFLDFHLDLEAGVHRELFRDTLLCFLRGVALFHLWWEGREGKDPMENLLRTILRRLRES
- a CDS encoding YbjN domain-containing protein, whose amino-acid sequence is MHEVLVGIPGIRPLFSPEGHACVIFKNLDDDFFFTVTMTLDGLFDDVLVFMASLENPPHLSEETALRLANRWNVERRWPRVWVRKGKIWADYHLPLPTEVEPEVLHVLFVHLFQSLVQFSEWLAENSEPSSPIVMA
- a CDS encoding TROVE domain-containing protein; the encoded protein is MALLAAYARQVLGLRSGPAALLAHLFWWGPTALAEEVAPKVWLRGDEHLETLAYTRLQGWKIRKSLKVAVAQRLNRMSPYALVKYRREGHSFSQRDALILCHPKPLNWAHAMVYEWLIRGKRALPEAQALVQRLLEERPYWERVLSQRGSHPETWRQVLPYLKGLSLLRNLGNLHRHGLLQSPEVLEHILTHLGCKEEVKRWQIFPHQWLLAIFRGEEEDWPSPLLAALEEALEATLPEVHLEGESLVLVDVSGSMYASLSQNSQATYALAASSLGALLYRRLGGRLVGFDGAVHPVRESRETPIRTLVQTLLDSGGGGTYLGGALQEVLPGFSGPRVVIFTDEQVADDAMSPLFRWLRQANHHRAYVINVAGYAPLAFPQEGLARLAGFSERLLELLPVMETGDARTWMEQRLAGLRTTASVAGEKEDERGESHGGEKTFDEIFGA